The Methanobrevibacter sp. nucleotide sequence CTTCATTCATATACCAAGTTGTAGCATCCTCATATCTTTTTCCAGCAGAACGAGAAGACGCTGCTAAAGCTGTAATTTCAAAATCCGGATGGTTTTCAAGTAATTGGATAAATCTTTGACCTACCATCCCAGTTGCACCGAGTACTCCAACATTTACCATATAACTCACCTATTCTAATCCTAAAACATCATTCATACTACTTACAATACCTTTTTCAGCAGATGGAATGTATCTAATAGCTCTAATTACACCAGCAATAAATACTTCCCTAGTATGGGCCTGGTGTTTAACTTCCAATCTTTCACCATCACCGACAAACATTACGGTGTGGTCTCCAACAATGTCTCCACCACGGATTGCATGAACACCGATTTCATCAGGAGTTCTTTTACCAACCAATCCTTGTCTACCGTAGACTCCAACTTCATCAGTATCACGGCCAAGCTCTTCAGCTATTACTTCAAAAGCAGTCATGGCAGTTCCTGATGGAGCATCCTTTTTCTGATTGTGATGAGCTTCAATAATCTCAATATCATAATCGTATAAAAGCGGAGCTAATTTCTTTAAAGTATTGAAAAATACATTAACTCCAATAGACATGTTTGATGAAATTACCGCAGGGACATTATTGTCTTTAACGTTTTTAATGTTTTCCGCCATCTGATCATCGCTAAATCCAGTAGTTCCAACAACAACACCTACGCCACATGAGGTAGCCACTTTGATGGTGTCAACTGCGGCATGAGCGATTGTGAAATCAACCAATACATCAGCACCGGAAGCTTTTAAAGCCTTTTCCAAATCTTCAGATCCAACAATTTCAACGCCAAGTTCATCAATTCCGGCCTGAAGACCGGCGTCTTTACCCGCAAGAGGAGTGTTTGGCATTTCAATAGCTGCAACTACTTCCATGTCGTCTTGTTCTGTAATTTTTCTAATAATACCAGAGCCCATTCTACCTGCAGCTCCAGTGACTGCTACTTTAATCATAATAATACCAACTTAAATTAAATCAGAATCTTTTAACGCTTTTTTAAGAACTTCTAAGTTTTCTTCTTTCATTTCACATAATGGTTGTCTGAGAGGTCCTGCAGGAAGTCCCATCAGATTCATTGCAGTTTTTACAGGGACAGGATTGCTTTCTATAAACAGGGCCCTTATAATATCGAGCATCTCATAGTGAAGTTCGAATGCTCTTGTATAATCATCATTTAAAATACTGTTAACCATTAGGGACATTCTTTTTGCATCAATATTTGCAGATGCACTGATTACACCAGTTCCGCCAACAGCCATTATCGGCAATGTTAATGAGTCTTCACCGGAAAGGATGTTGAAGTCATCCTCAAGATTTTCACGGGAAAGTGCCTGGTAAATATCAGATACCTTATCAACGCTACCGCTAGCCTCTTTAATAGCTTCGACACCATCAACTTTAGCCAATTCGACTGCAGTTTCTACTGCAATGTCAGAGCCGGTACGTGATGGAACGTTGTATGCTATGAGAGGAATATCACATTTCTCAGCAATTGTGCTGTAATGTTCCACTAATGCGTGCTGTTGCGGTTTATTGTAATATGGAGTGATTAACAATGCAGCATCAGCACCAGCATCAACGGAAAATTTAGTCAAGGACAATGCTTCTGATGTGGCATTGCTGCCTGTTCCGGCAATAGTCTGGACTCTGCCATCAACTTCATCGACTAAAATTTCAATTATCCTTTGATGCTCATCATGAGAAATAGTGGCTGATTCGCCCGTGGTTCCTGCACCAACTAAACCGTCAACACCTTGATCAATTAAATAATTAATGTTTGACCTAAAACCTTCTTCATCGATATTTTTTTCTTTATCAAATGGAGTTACCATTGCAACGTAAGTTCCTTCAAATTTCATTCTAAAACCTCATTAACTAATTTGCATGCTCTTTTACCATCTTTCCAATCAACAAATAATACGACTGCTGTTTGAGAGGAAGTAATTTCAACTATATTAATGTTATTTTTTCTAAGTGGTTCGGTAATGCCTGAGATAATACCTGGAGTTTCAATAATGTCAGGACTGACCAAAGTAATCATTGCTGTGTCTCTACCTAAAGAGAGAGAACTTAATACTTCAGTTTCAACCACTAAATTATGTAAAATATGATATGCCTGTTCTGCATCCTTCTTATTAACAAATGTTGTGATTGAATTTTGACCTGCAGAAATTCCAAAAATATTAATATCATTTTTAGCAAGACAACCGGTTAAATCGGCCAGCAGCCCTACTTTTTTAAGCATTGCTTCTCCAACAAGAACAATAAGTGAAATAGGATCCTTGTAAAGGGATACGGATTTTAAAATATCTCCTTCAAAGGGTCCGGTAATACGGGTACCCTTAGCTTTTAAATCGCCATGAGCGAAATTGATAATTTTTGCACTGATTAATGGATCTTTATATTTTAATGCATGGGGATGTAAGACTTGTGCACCATGAGTAGCTAAATCTCTCATTTCTTCAACTGTTATCTCCTCCAATAATTCCGCTTCCTCGATTTTATTAGGGTCAGTTGACATTACGCCATCTACATCAGTGACAATTACAACTTCATTTGCATTTAAACAATGTCCAATTAAAAATGCTGAAATATCACTTCCGCCTCTTCCTAAAGTGGTGATTTCTCCACTAGGTCCTTTTCCTAAAAATCCACAAATGACTGGAATAATACCTTGATTTACAAGACTTTCAATACCGTTGATTTTCTTGTTAGTTGTGTTAAAATCAATTTTAGCTTCAAGAGAATTAGAATCAGTTACAATCGGCCATAATTCATTATAAGGATCAATAAATTCGGATTTTACGCCTAAAGATTCAATAGTTGCTGAGAATAATCTAGCACTAGTTAATTCACCCATAGCCATAATCTCTGCCTTCTGCTTGTCTGTTAATCCAGTTCCAATTGCGTCATTGGATAGACCAATTAACTCGTCAGTAGTCTTGTTAACTGCAGAAACTACAACTACTACCTGATTGCCTTTCATATACTCATTTACAACGGACTGCGCCGCTTTTTTAATTCTGGAACCGTCTCCTACCGAGGTTCCACCGAATTTCGCTACTATTAAATCCATAAATTCACCTATTTCATAAAAACTATTAAAAGTTTCCCATATTTTTGAGTTTACAAAAATATTAATTTATATTTATATCTAATCATATTAATATACTTTAATTAAAATAATGCCTATTAAAATGAAAATACTGAAAAATTAAAATTAAAAAATTTATACAAAAAAAGAAATTTCCAAAAACAGATTAAAAAATTTTAATAAAAAAAAGTAGTAAGAAAATATGAAAAAAGCTTATTCTTGGGTTTGTTCAATCCTTACAAGCCTTGTAACATATCCTGCAATTTTATTTCTTAAATGTTTAGTACTTACAGTAGAGTATTCTTGTACTAATTTTTTATTTTCCTCAAAATCAGTGGTGAAAACTCCTTTGTGAGTTTCAATAAGTTCTTTTGCTAAACGTTTAACAAATGAAGTTCTAATATTGCCCATCAACATTCCTCCTTAAAATTTTTTCTTGCTCATTTTTATTTAAAATAGTCAGCATGTCCACTATTTGATCAATAATATCAACATCAAGACCCAATTCTCTACAAAGAGTATCTATTTTCTCATGAACTATATCCTCCCTACTTTCATCAAAAATAGGCATACCGAGATACTCTTTAGAAAGTGCAATATCTTGTGCTAAAGCTGTTCTTTGATAAATCAAATCAAATAATTCATTATCAATTTCATCAATGCGATTTCGGGATTTTTCGAGAAGTTCCTCAGCTTCCTGCTTATTGCTAATAGATTTAATCTCATAATCACTTGTCAAAAAATCACCAAATTGATAACAATGATAATAATATAATTTATTAGCATCATAGTATATAAACTATATGTTTCCAATCAAAGAATGGAACAATAATTTAAAAGTGATTTCATCATAGATAGCGATTTTGAAACTGACCCTGAAACTATAGTACCGCGAGGGGCTATAACTTCGCAAGTTACTGCTGGAATGCCTTTCAGACTAACAACATCCTCCAAAGCTCCAGGATATTCCACCCCTGCTTCATTGTATATCAAGCATTTTACATTGCTTTTTTTAGCAATATATTTTGCAATGGTTGCACTTTCGCCAGTCGGGTTATATGTTCCCATGGCAACATTCTTTCCGGGAACGCCTCCAGGCTTGGTGCAGTGGAAATCGCCATAAGCATCACATTTATATTTAACAATCAATTGCACTGTCTTATACGAGATTGTTCCTTTCACATTTGCATTCCTATTTAATTTAATATTATAATCTCTGACATTTTTTTCAGTGGCTTTTGGATGCATGAACGGCATTATGTAAACAGTTCCATTAATTGGATTGGATTCCAAATGTTTAATTAGTTTTAATGCTGCAATCTGTGAGGACAACTCATTTCCATGAACTCCTGCAGTGATGAAAACGACTTTTCCGTTTCCGCCCTGAAACTTAACGACAGGAGTTCCTGATTTTGCAAGATAAACCATTTTTCTAACTAAAGCAGAATCTGGAAGATTGGCTTTTATTTTTTTATTTTTAGTGACAACCCCACCGGAATTCCACTTATAATTTATATAGGAATAAGCGTTTTTGACTTTGAAATTCTTCTTGCCGGAAATTCCCCCAGAAGAATAAGTCACTGGATAATTTCCAGCGCTCAAGTTTAGGTATATCTTAGCTACACCACTAGAGTTTGTAAAAACATTGTAAACCTTGTTATTCACTTTAAATTTAACTGACTGGTTTTCTATTGCTTTTCCTTTCTTATCTAAAACCGTGACTTGGAATTTGGTTGGATTTCCATAGGTGGCTGTGACATCTTTTGCAGAAATTTTTGAAACCGCATTGTTGGTTTTTTTATCTGTTGAAGAACCGGATAAATTATAATAACTGCTTGAAGCTTTCAAATCATTGTCTGGAATTTCAATTGAACTGGAAACCGAATCGTTAGCTGCAGCTAATGTGGAATTGCATGAATCAGGATTTACATCACTGGCATTGACCGCCGATAGTGATATGACTAAAAAAAATAAAAAAATTATGAAGTAGTATCTCTTCATATTATCGAATTAAATTTCAATAAATGTTTCATCATGTTTAGAGAAATATTTACTGATTTTGTTGTCACTGTATTATGTGGAAGGACTACTTCACAAATTACGGCTGGAATGCCTTTTTTATTAACATTGTCCGCTAATGCACCAGGATATTCCTGACCTGCATATTTGTACAGCCGTTTATTTACATTACAATTTTTATAGATATACTCGGTTAGCGCTTCACAATCTTTTGCAGGGCTTCTTGATCCCATCACGATATTTTGACCCGGTGCTCCGCCAGGCTTTGTTGTGTGGAAATCCCCATATGAATCACATTTAAGTTTTACCACCATATTCACAATCTTATTAGAGACAGTTCCAGGATTAGCGGCTACACGATTGAAATCCTTATCTGTGAACCTAACCTTTTTGGAGATTGCTTTTACATTAACGAAAGGAATAATGTAAACAGTTCCGTTAATCGGATTCTCAGTCATATATTTAATCAATTTCATTGCAGCTACTTGGGAAGACAACTCATTACCGTGAACGCCTGCAGTCAAGAAGACAACTTTACCTGACCCTCCTTTAACTGTCAATAAAGGAATGCCTTTTTTGGTTGCCGCTACAGCTTGTTTAACCCAGTAATTATTAGGCATGTACTTTTTGATTAGCGGCGCTTTAGTAACATCTCCCTTAAGGCCCCAATATAAAATTTTCATTGTGATTTTATTGGTGACAGTGTATTTGTTTTGACCGCGCATATCA carries:
- the dapA gene encoding 4-hydroxy-tetrahydrodipicolinate synthase codes for the protein MKFEGTYVAMVTPFDKEKNIDEEGFRSNINYLIDQGVDGLVGAGTTGESATISHDEHQRIIEILVDEVDGRVQTIAGTGSNATSEALSLTKFSVDAGADAALLITPYYNKPQQHALVEHYSTIAEKCDIPLIAYNVPSRTGSDIAVETAVELAKVDGVEAIKEASGSVDKVSDIYQALSRENLEDDFNILSGEDSLTLPIMAVGGTGVISASANIDAKRMSLMVNSILNDDYTRAFELHYEMLDIIRALFIESNPVPVKTAMNLMGLPAGPLRQPLCEMKEENLEVLKKALKDSDLI
- a CDS encoding succinylglutamate desuccinylase/aspartoacylase family protein produces the protein MKRYYFIIFLFFLVISLSAVNASDVNPDSCNSTLAAANDSVSSSIEIPDNDLKASSSYYNLSGSSTDKKTNNAVSKISAKDVTATYGNPTKFQVTVLDKKGKAIENQSVKFKVNNKVYNVFTNSSGVAKIYLNLSAGNYPVTYSSGGISGKKNFKVKNAYSYINYKWNSGGVVTKNKKIKANLPDSALVRKMVYLAKSGTPVVKFQGGNGKVVFITAGVHGNELSSQIAALKLIKHLESNPINGTVYIMPFMHPKATEKNVRDYNIKLNRNANVKGTISYKTVQLIVKYKCDAYGDFHCTKPGGVPGKNVAMGTYNPTGESATIAKYIAKKSNVKCLIYNEAGVEYPGALEDVVSLKGIPAVTCEVIAPRGTIVSGSVSKSLSMMKSLLNYCSIL
- the dapB gene encoding 4-hydroxy-tetrahydrodipicolinate reductase, coding for MIKVAVTGAAGRMGSGIIRKITEQDDMEVVAAIEMPNTPLAGKDAGLQAGIDELGVEIVGSEDLEKALKASGADVLVDFTIAHAAVDTIKVATSCGVGVVVGTTGFSDDQMAENIKNVKDNNVPAVISSNMSIGVNVFFNTLKKLAPLLYDYDIEIIEAHHNQKKDAPSGTAMTAFEVIAEELGRDTDEVGVYGRQGLVGKRTPDEIGVHAIRGGDIVGDHTVMFVGDGERLEVKHQAHTREVFIAGVIRAIRYIPSAEKGIVSSMNDVLGLE
- a CDS encoding chorismate mutase; this encodes MTSDYEIKSISNKQEAEELLEKSRNRIDEIDNELFDLIYQRTALAQDIALSKEYLGMPIFDESREDIVHEKIDTLCRELGLDVDIIDQIVDMLTILNKNEQEKILRRNVDGQY
- a CDS encoding aspartate kinase; protein product: MDLIVAKFGGTSVGDGSRIKKAAQSVVNEYMKGNQVVVVVSAVNKTTDELIGLSNDAIGTGLTDKQKAEIMAMGELTSARLFSATIESLGVKSEFIDPYNELWPIVTDSNSLEAKIDFNTTNKKINGIESLVNQGIIPVICGFLGKGPSGEITTLGRGGSDISAFLIGHCLNANEVVIVTDVDGVMSTDPNKIEEAELLEEITVEEMRDLATHGAQVLHPHALKYKDPLISAKIINFAHGDLKAKGTRITGPFEGDILKSVSLYKDPISLIVLVGEAMLKKVGLLADLTGCLAKNDINIFGISAGQNSITTFVNKKDAEQAYHILHNLVVETEVLSSLSLGRDTAMITLVSPDIIETPGIISGITEPLRKNNINIVEITSSQTAVVLFVDWKDGKRACKLVNEVLE
- a CDS encoding 30S ribosomal protein S17e, whose translation is MGNIRTSFVKRLAKELIETHKGVFTTDFEENKKLVQEYSTVSTKHLRNKIAGYVTRLVRIEQTQE